The window TTTTATTGGGGttgtcggtttgcctagtattaagataggcgccatcacgacatgtgagattttgggtcgtgacagatcacTACCCCTTACCgtcccagttgcagtctttttgGACCGTGGGGAGGACTTCTTCACTGATCGAGCATTAAATCTACTACCGCTAGTACAAGAAAGTAATTAAGGGAGTAATAATCGACGACGGAATAAAAAAGACTTGCTTCAttcaaagaaagaaaatttatatTCTCACATTGGTTCCGTTGTCAAATCACTAACGCTCTCCTCATAATAACGAGAATGAATAAAGATCGAGACCAGATGATTTCAGATGGaattatttgaccagctttaagAGACTATTCATCATATTTTCCTTACaaaaaattgttaattatatacaCTTATCTGCATTTATTCTTAAAGTAATTAATGTAGTGAAAATATGTACTCCtcattcacttttacttggcacgttttgacttttcacgtcccttaagaaataataattgACATGATAATTTTACCACAATAACCCTATTAATTGATACTCAATAATTAAACCCAAATTCTCAAATAActttcaaagaaaaaaaatgctCCAAAGAACAAGAGAATAAAAGGTGACTTTAGTGGACTTTTGTGTTTAACGGAGGGGTTAACGAAGAGTTCTCGGTGAATTCCAATACTGAGCATTGGAAAGCTAAAATTGACtattatttattcaaaaaatGTTGATTAATGAATTAAGAAGacgtaaagtgacaagtaaaaataaaaatttaattttattataccTGGCAAGTAAGAGCGATGCGTAGTGAGTATTAATCAAGTGAGAGAAGTCTAAAAACAGTATCAATTAGCTCGGTGTCAGTTTATACCAGAGTAATATTTTAACACCAATATGCACAGATAACACCAATATGCACAGATAACACCAATATGCACAGAaaaaatcgcctaatattttaaGCCTCCGTTAGAGCAGGTATCAAGTATGTGTGAAAGCTTTTTTCCCTCCATTAATGCATTTTTTCTATTCAAACCTTATACAAGCCTAACGTGAGCTCCTTCCCTTTCTCTTTTCTCACCTTTCGGATtttccttctcctcctcctcctcctcctcctactTATATCCAATCCTAGCTCTCACTTCTTGcattccatttttcattttctttacaCCAAAGAATAATATAATGGcacacttcttcttctttattctcATCATCTCTGTTTCTTTCCTTCCTCTTGCTCTCTCTCGCTCACTCTCTTCACCTCCACATAATTCACAAATCCTTGACGTTGCAAAATCCATTCAAAATACTCTTCATGTTCTCTCTCCCAAGTTCCAATCTTTCCAACAAGAAGCAATAAAACAACCCCTTtataattcttcttcttcttcttcttcttcttcttctgcattCTCTGTATCAATCTATCCTCGTTCCTCTCTTGCAAAAACCCAACACAAAAACTACACATGTCTCACTCTCTCCCGACTCGCTCGTGACTCGGTCCGAGTTTCCTCACTCACTACCATGCTTCAACTTGAAGAAATCCAGACCCCTGTTACTTCTGGAGTAAGTGAAGGCAGTGGTGAGTATTTTGCTCGGGTCGGATTAGGACAACCCTTGAAGGAATTCTACATGGTTATTGACACTGGTAGTGACATTACATGGTTTCAATGTGAACCCTGCTCCGAATGTTACCAGCAAACCGATCCAATCTTCAACCCGTCCGATTCCTCCACATACACTCGCCTCTCTTGCGAATCGCCCGAGTGTTCCGCTCTTCATCTATCGGAATGTTCTTCTACCGGCACGTGTCTCTATCAAGTTTCCTATGGCGACGGGTCTTTCACTGTAGGAGAGTTCGCAACCGAAACGGTGTCGTTAGGACACTCTGGAGGATCGTCATTCTCTAACGTCGCTATAGGCTGTGGCCATGATAACGAAGGCCTATTTATTGGCTCAGCTGGGCTGGTAGCTCTCGGCGGCGGCTCATTATCTCTTCCGTCTCAAATTAAAGCGACGTCGTTTTCCTACTGCCTTGTAGATCGTGATTCTGATTCATCATCGACATTGGAGTTCAATTCCGCTGGACCTAGCGACTCGATAATTGCACCGTTGCTACAAAACTCGAAGAGGAGTACTTTTTTCTACGTCGGTCTCGAGGGAATTAGCGTCGCAGGCGAGATGTTATCGGTTCCGGCGAACATTTTTCAGGTGGACGATAACGGTAACGGAGGGATTATTGTGGACTCCGGTACTGCGGTTACGCGGTTTGAGAGGAGCGTTTACAATGCTTTACGTGACACGTTTGTGAAATACGCTCAGGATTTGCCGGCCGACGGggattttatgttgtttgatacTTGCTATGATTTGTCGGGCATGAAAACGGCGAGTGTACCGACGGTGGCGTTTCATTTTTCCGGTGGTAAAACGCTGTCGTTGCACCCGAAGAATACGCTGGTTCCGGTGAACTCGTCGGGGAAGTTCTGCTTAGCTTTTGCTCCGGAGGATGGAAAATTCTCGATTATTGGAAATATACAGCAGCAGGGGACACGTGTCAGTTATGACCTGGCTAATAACCTTGTTGGATTTAGTCCTCATAAATGTTAGCGGAGTAAGTACTTCGAAGTACAGCTGTGGGGATAAAATTTATAGCGGCAGTAGCTGCATTAATTAAATTAAGAAAgactaatgaaaaagaaaaatgaaaaaagagaaaaagaaaggagcCAATAAAAAGTTGGTTTGCAACAATGAATTTGTTTATGAAACGATGgttgtttttcatttcttttaactcctatttcttttattttccatAATGATTTTTGTGGACTATTTAAGAATTGAAATTATTTACACTTATATTAAAAAAACAATTCACACTATCAATGTAATTTCACCAACTCAGTAAATTATGATTCAAATATCAAAGTGGTTGTCGGAATGTGAGTataaaagaggtttaaactgcATACCCTCCATAAGGCTTGACATTGTTGAAAAAACAGAATTGTTCCAAAAGATAAAAAAATGaacgccgttgccggggatcgaACCCGGGTCACCCGCGTGACAGGCGGGAATACTCACCACTATACTACAACGACTTGGTTGCTTAAGAAATTCATTGCTAATTATTTATCTTTAAATATATTTGATATATTCTCTTTGTTTGCTGGTAATTTGCGAGTTCTCTTTGCTTGCTGGTAATTTATGAACGTCGCCTACCAAGAAAAGATCGAGAGAGGGGAATGCACGGCATTATGCCATTATCCAATCCAAAAAGGAGGGAAAACGGTAATTATTACCAAGGCTTGGATCAGTCTTTGCTTTCGATTGTTTAAATACTTTAATAAAGGTTTTTAAATTAAACTACAACTTACTTACATAATCGTCATTAATTCAAAAAACAAAGTAATATTTTGTATACGAATATCACAACTTCGATGCTCTTGACAAATGACTTTTAATCatatgaatatttaatttttaagtcCAACCCAGCAATTTaacatttttttgaattaaatatcAGGTTAGTTATATTTGACTACTTTCTCACAAAACTTACTTAGACATTTTAGATAAGAAAGTATGCACTAACATGGAGTGCCTAAATGCAAGAAACTTCAACGGAAAATCACTTTGCTTGATATTTCAGCATTTTTTCTTTTAACTGGCTTCACTATAATGTGAAACGCATAGTGGAAACGAAGATGAGCATTCACGATCATTGTTTGAAATAATAACTAGATAAATAAA is drawn from Nicotiana tabacum cultivar K326 chromosome 22, ASM71507v2, whole genome shotgun sequence and contains these coding sequences:
- the LOC107800351 gene encoding protein ASPARTIC PROTEASE IN GUARD CELL 1-like, coding for MAHFFFFILIISVSFLPLALSRSLSSPPHNSQILDVAKSIQNTLHVLSPKFQSFQQEAIKQPLYNSSSSSSSSSSAFSVSIYPRSSLAKTQHKNYTCLTLSRLARDSVRVSSLTTMLQLEEIQTPVTSGVSEGSGEYFARVGLGQPLKEFYMVIDTGSDITWFQCEPCSECYQQTDPIFNPSDSSTYTRLSCESPECSALHLSECSSTGTCLYQVSYGDGSFTVGEFATETVSLGHSGGSSFSNVAIGCGHDNEGLFIGSAGLVALGGGSLSLPSQIKATSFSYCLVDRDSDSSSTLEFNSAGPSDSIIAPLLQNSKRSTFFYVGLEGISVAGEMLSVPANIFQVDDNGNGGIIVDSGTAVTRFERSVYNALRDTFVKYAQDLPADGDFMLFDTCYDLSGMKTASVPTVAFHFSGGKTLSLHPKNTLVPVNSSGKFCLAFAPEDGKFSIIGNIQQQGTRVSYDLANNLVGFSPHKC